Proteins encoded within one genomic window of Desulfonatronospira thiodismutans ASO3-1:
- the brxC gene encoding BREX system P-loop protein BrxC — translation MLNRQVYFKDPSTWSLVNQGVAKVDEDTTPDALKVLRYEMETFVCDGQYEKGLEQILHSYLRNIDQGAPEQPGVWISGFFGCGKSHLVKILKSLWTDTVFPDGATARGIARLPDSIRTHLKELNVQGKRQGGLHAASGTLGAGARGSVRLALLRIIFKSVGLPPKYPVASFVIWLKREGIYDQVRSIVEEEGHNWDEELDNFYVAEGLHQALTRVKPHHFPSPSSCVETLINLFPNVEDISNDDMLKTISKALTREKKFPLTLVVLDEIQQFIGDSSQRSMEVQEVVESCCKGIGGKLLFIGTGQTAITGTTNLKKLEGRFTIRVELSDADVETVIRQTVLAKDSNAIPVIEQAMHKNLGEISRHLSGTAIGHMHEDIDALTKDYPILPVRRRFWENTLRVLDQTGTDSQLRNQLSMIHKAIQTNLDHPLGNVIPADYLFFDAAERLLQARILPRKVHEKIMRWHSGNDDERLTARACGLIFLLNKLTAANQALGIKSEPDTLADLLVEDIAQGSGGLRSRLPGLLDDCSLLMKVGQEYRIQTEESAAWNDEFQNQFHQLANETHRVEAEREDRIRRKFGEITGRLSLLHGSSKVARNIHPVFEPSLPADCAQRICLWIRHGWETDENSIRAEAREAGNKSPTIFVFIPKRSADDLRRNLLSCKAAAATLDKRGNPGTSEGIEARAAIKTIMDNSEIRINELLDDAFSGARVFQAGGTEILGGNLQEMIIEAAENSLKRLYPQFDLADHTGWEKVYSNAGKGSPDALKAVGFEGEPATNPVCKAILGYIAGGKRGAEIRNRFESPEYGWPRDAVDGGLQVLLVAGLVRAEDERGNTVHPRELERKAIGKAVFKVESATVTTPQRIQIRKLFQKMGISSKPGEELSHVPEFLQKLSELASSAGGEPPMPEPPDTSFLEDIRLSSGNEQLLAIYNLRDELSRHIDTWSDLSQGISRRMPQWRVLKNLSHYAHPVEDAEIILTQVQAVEQNRQLLEEPDLVEPLISSLTQVLRQELNRLKQAWDQEWEKGEARLEKDENWHRLAREQRHELRNQQGLVEASIPSIQLDSTDSILNTLNTAGISALKDRIAAMPGRYSQMLMEAARMLEPEVQEVALPSSILKTEQDVDEWLTQARKKLLEQLKSGPVIPG, via the coding sequence ATGCTCAATCGCCAGGTCTATTTTAAGGATCCTTCCACCTGGTCGTTGGTCAACCAGGGAGTAGCCAAGGTTGACGAGGATACCACTCCAGATGCGCTGAAAGTTCTGCGCTACGAGATGGAAACCTTTGTCTGCGACGGGCAGTACGAAAAGGGTCTGGAGCAGATTCTGCATTCCTATCTGCGAAATATTGACCAGGGTGCTCCGGAACAGCCAGGAGTCTGGATCAGTGGTTTTTTCGGCTGCGGCAAATCTCACCTGGTCAAAATCCTCAAATCCCTCTGGACCGATACTGTTTTTCCTGATGGAGCCACTGCCAGAGGCATAGCCAGGCTGCCGGATTCTATACGCACTCACCTGAAAGAATTAAATGTTCAGGGCAAAAGACAAGGAGGCCTGCATGCTGCATCGGGCACCCTGGGCGCTGGTGCAAGAGGCAGTGTCCGCCTGGCTTTGCTGCGAATCATCTTCAAGTCTGTGGGACTGCCCCCAAAATATCCGGTAGCCAGTTTCGTCATCTGGCTCAAACGGGAAGGGATTTATGACCAGGTCCGTTCCATAGTTGAAGAGGAAGGCCACAACTGGGATGAAGAACTGGACAATTTTTATGTGGCTGAAGGTCTGCATCAGGCCCTTACCAGAGTCAAGCCGCACCATTTTCCGTCCCCCTCTTCCTGCGTGGAAACCTTGATTAATCTTTTCCCTAATGTTGAGGACATCTCCAATGACGATATGCTCAAGACCATCAGCAAGGCTTTGACCAGGGAAAAGAAGTTTCCGCTGACCCTTGTCGTCCTGGACGAGATTCAGCAGTTTATCGGAGACAGCAGTCAACGCTCCATGGAAGTACAGGAAGTGGTCGAGTCCTGCTGCAAGGGTATAGGCGGCAAGCTTTTATTCATAGGAACCGGCCAGACAGCAATAACCGGCACAACCAACCTTAAAAAACTGGAAGGGCGGTTTACCATCAGGGTTGAACTGTCTGATGCAGACGTGGAAACCGTTATACGCCAGACTGTCCTGGCCAAGGACTCCAATGCCATTCCGGTGATAGAGCAGGCTATGCACAAAAACCTTGGCGAGATTTCCAGACACCTGTCCGGTACTGCCATAGGGCACATGCATGAAGACATCGATGCTCTGACCAAAGACTACCCTATCCTTCCTGTTAGACGCCGCTTCTGGGAAAATACGCTCAGGGTACTGGATCAAACCGGCACCGACAGTCAGCTGCGCAACCAGCTGAGCATGATACATAAAGCCATTCAGACCAACCTGGACCACCCCTTAGGCAATGTCATTCCGGCGGATTATCTCTTTTTTGATGCCGCTGAAAGGCTTCTTCAGGCCAGGATTCTGCCGCGCAAGGTGCATGAAAAAATAATGCGCTGGCACAGCGGCAATGATGATGAGAGGCTGACCGCGCGGGCCTGCGGCCTTATCTTCCTGTTGAACAAATTAACTGCTGCCAATCAGGCACTGGGCATCAAAAGCGAACCAGACACACTGGCTGACCTGCTTGTCGAAGATATAGCCCAGGGCAGCGGCGGGTTGCGCAGCAGACTCCCCGGACTCCTTGATGATTGCAGCCTGCTCATGAAGGTGGGCCAGGAGTATCGCATCCAGACCGAGGAAAGCGCTGCCTGGAATGATGAGTTTCAGAATCAGTTCCACCAGCTGGCCAACGAAACTCATCGTGTGGAAGCCGAAAGAGAAGATCGCATCCGGCGCAAATTTGGGGAGATTACTGGACGGCTTTCCCTGCTGCACGGCAGTTCCAAGGTTGCCCGCAATATTCATCCGGTATTTGAGCCTTCCTTGCCTGCTGACTGTGCCCAGAGAATCTGTCTCTGGATCAGGCACGGATGGGAAACCGATGAAAACTCCATCAGGGCCGAGGCCAGGGAGGCTGGAAACAAGTCACCGACCATCTTTGTCTTTATACCCAAGCGCTCCGCCGATGACCTGAGAAGGAACCTTCTAAGCTGCAAGGCTGCTGCAGCCACCCTGGACAAACGGGGCAACCCAGGTACATCAGAGGGCATAGAAGCCAGAGCAGCCATAAAGACAATTATGGACAACAGTGAAATAAGGATCAACGAGCTTCTGGATGATGCCTTTTCCGGAGCCAGGGTTTTTCAGGCCGGGGGTACGGAAATACTTGGCGGCAATTTACAGGAAATGATTATTGAAGCTGCCGAAAACAGCCTGAAAAGACTTTACCCCCAGTTTGATCTGGCTGACCACACCGGGTGGGAAAAGGTCTATTCCAACGCCGGTAAGGGTTCACCCGATGCCCTCAAAGCCGTGGGGTTTGAGGGCGAACCTGCCACCAATCCGGTATGCAAGGCCATACTTGGATACATAGCCGGAGGTAAGCGGGGAGCAGAGATCAGAAACCGTTTTGAGTCTCCGGAATACGGCTGGCCCAGGGATGCTGTGGACGGCGGCCTGCAGGTGCTCCTGGTGGCCGGCCTGGTCCGGGCTGAAGATGAACGGGGCAATACTGTCCACCCCAGGGAACTGGAGCGAAAAGCCATCGGCAAGGCTGTTTTCAAGGTGGAATCAGCCACTGTGACCACGCCCCAGCGTATCCAGATACGAAAGCTCTTTCAAAAGATGGGCATCAGCTCGAAACCGGGAGAAGAGCTCTCCCACGTACCCGAATTTCTGCAGAAACTAAGTGAACTGGCCAGCTCAGCCGGAGGCGAACCTCCCATGCCCGAGCCCCCGGACACCTCTTTCCTGGAAGATATCCGCCTCTCTTCAGGCAATGAACAGCTCCTGGCCATTTATAATCTCAGGGACGAGCTGAGCAGGCACATTGACACCTGGTCAGACCTCTCCCAGGGTATTTCCCGGCGCATGCCCCAGTGGAGGGTTCTCAAAAACCTGTCCCATTATGCGCATCCCGTTGAGGATGCAGAGATAATTCTCACTCAGGTCCAGGCAGTGGAGCAGAACAGGCAGCTCCTGGAAGAGCCGGACCTGGTGGAACCCCTCATCTCCAGTCTGACCCAGGTTTTGCGCCAGGAACTGAACAGGCTGAAACAGGCATGGGATCAGGAATGGGAAAAGGGTGAGGCCCGGCTGGAAAAAGATGAAAACTGGCACAGGCTCGCCCGCGAACAGCGCCACGAGCTGCGCAATCAGCAAGGACTTGTGGAAGCGTCCATCCCCTCTATTCAGTTAGACAGCACCGATTCCATCCTGAATACATTGAACACAGCAGGCATATCAGCCTTGAAAGACCGCATTGCCGCCATGCCTGGACGATACAGTCAGATGCTGATGGAGGCGGCCAGGATGCTGGAGCCGGAGGTTCAAGAGGTTGCCTTGCCTTCTTCTATCCTCAAGACAGAACAGGACGTGGACGAGTGGCTGACCCAGGCCAGGAAAAAACTGTTGGAGCAATTAAAAAGCGGACCGGTAATTCCGGGGTAA
- a CDS encoding BREX protein BrxB domain-containing protein translates to MSRTKQLIEVYSNYISIPWRRDEAPAQRIIFCVYNEAEELKIRARIDEFELATRQAGHDWYLFDLTESFACWMLSQKYAGKYFQNPDLLKTLLPENYQQHITRSFAEFYEKNNIDDNSVVTLMGVGSLFGFSKVRDVVDSLSSIVAGRLVVLFPGSYENNNYRLLDGYDGWNYLAVPLTADASL, encoded by the coding sequence ATGAGCAGAACCAAACAGCTTATTGAAGTCTACAGTAATTATATTTCCATACCCTGGCGCAGAGATGAAGCCCCGGCTCAGAGGATAATATTCTGTGTCTACAATGAGGCTGAAGAACTTAAGATCAGGGCCAGGATTGACGAGTTTGAACTTGCCACAAGACAGGCAGGACACGACTGGTACCTCTTCGATTTAACTGAATCCTTTGCCTGCTGGATGCTGTCCCAAAAATATGCCGGAAAATACTTCCAGAATCCGGACTTGCTCAAGACTCTTCTCCCGGAAAACTATCAGCAACATATTACCCGGTCCTTTGCCGAATTCTATGAGAAAAACAATATCGACGACAATTCAGTGGTCACTCTGATGGGTGTAGGCTCATTATTCGGGTTTTCCAAAGTCCGCGATGTTGTCGACAGCCTGTCATCAATAGTTGCAGGCAGATTAGTGGTCCTTTTTCCTGGTAGCTATGAAAACAACAATTACAGGCTCCTGGATGGTTATGACGGATGGAATTATCTGGCGGTGCCTTTGACCGCAGATGCAAGTCTTTAG
- a CDS encoding DUF6946 family protein gives MLELDAGPHSIRYQLLHRTASALIEAQRFNTQHALMLVHSFSQSHEGFQDYAAFAELMGGSASKDSLNSAGSRSGVSLHLTWVQGSPACLDK, from the coding sequence CTGCTTGAGCTGGACGCAGGCCCCCACTCCATCCGCTATCAGCTTTTGCACCGCACAGCATCAGCCCTCATTGAGGCCCAGAGATTCAACACTCAGCATGCTCTAATGCTGGTTCACTCCTTCAGCCAGTCCCATGAAGGCTTCCAGGACTATGCAGCTTTTGCCGAACTTATGGGTGGCAGCGCAAGCAAAGACAGCTTGAATTCAGCAGGTTCTCGTTCCGGTGTGTCCCTTCATCTTACCTGGGTGCAGGGCAGCCCGGCCTGCCTCGACAAATAA
- a CDS encoding ADP-ribosylglycohydrolase family protein: MIGAIAGDIVGSVYEWDNIKTKDFDLFTSRSFFTDDTVLTVALADTIMTGRPYDENMRRFYKWYPGAGYGGSFHKWAKNPGLGPYNSWGNGAAMRISPVGFAYDDLDTVLKKAREYTEVTHNHPEGIKGGQATAAAIFLARQGKTRDEIKTYIENEFGYDLNRHVDEIRPTYQFDVSSQGTVPQAVRAFIDSSGFEDALRTAVSLGGDSDTLTCITGGIAQTFYKGVPEDIQVRVYRILDDRLRDITQTFMQRYCSD; this comes from the coding sequence ATGATTGGAGCCATTGCCGGAGATATTGTCGGATCGGTTTACGAGTGGGACAACATCAAGACCAAGGATTTTGATCTGTTCACCTCGCGCAGCTTCTTTACTGACGATACCGTCCTGACCGTGGCCCTTGCAGATACCATCATGACTGGAAGGCCTTATGATGAAAACATGAGGCGATTCTACAAATGGTATCCAGGAGCAGGCTACGGGGGAAGCTTTCATAAGTGGGCGAAAAATCCAGGGCTTGGCCCTTACAACAGCTGGGGAAACGGGGCCGCCATGCGCATCAGCCCGGTGGGGTTCGCTTATGATGACCTGGATACTGTGCTTAAAAAGGCTCGAGAATATACAGAAGTCACTCACAATCACCCGGAAGGGATCAAGGGCGGGCAGGCAACAGCAGCGGCAATATTTCTGGCCAGGCAGGGCAAAACCAGGGATGAGATAAAGACGTACATAGAAAATGAGTTTGGTTACGACCTGAATCGGCATGTGGATGAAATCCGCCCCACATACCAGTTCGATGTGTCGTCACAGGGGACCGTTCCCCAGGCTGTGCGGGCCTTTATTGACTCCAGCGGATTTGAGGACGCCCTGCGTACAGCTGTATCCCTTGGAGGGGACAGTGATACCCTGACCTGCATAACCGGCGGGATCGCCCAGACCTTCTACAAAGGCGTGCCTGAAGATATTCAGGTTCGGGTATACAGGATTCTGGATGATCGACTAAGAGACATAACGCAAACATTTATGCAGCGTTATTGCAGTGATTAA
- a CDS encoding addiction module antidote protein, with amino-acid sequence MTKLAKFDAAEYLDSEEVIAEYLNAALEDEDPSVFLTAVGDVAKARGMTDLAKDAGLGRESLYKALKSGAKPRYDTVLRVIRALGVDLQTVPLKKSISIHQDRGDQQAEVVRDTGK; translated from the coding sequence ATGACTAAATTGGCAAAATTCGATGCAGCGGAGTATCTCGACAGTGAAGAAGTCATTGCCGAATACCTGAATGCAGCACTTGAAGATGAAGACCCCAGCGTCTTCTTGACTGCTGTAGGCGACGTAGCAAAGGCACGCGGAATGACAGACCTGGCGAAAGATGCCGGCCTGGGCCGCGAGAGCCTGTACAAGGCGTTAAAATCAGGGGCAAAGCCCAGGTATGATACTGTACTGAGAGTCATCCGGGCGCTGGGAGTAGATCTGCAGACAGTGCCCTTGAAAAAATCAATTTCCATCCATCAGGACAGAGGCGACCAGCAAGCCGAGGTTGTCCGCGATACCGGCAAATGA
- a CDS encoding HigA family addiction module antitoxin has product MPMKNPPHPGLFVKAEVLDSLNLSISEAAGLLGVRRATLSALVNQKTSLSPEMAYRIEKAFGVSMDMLLRMQAGFDVCKMRQKKPEIIVKPYKPAGAH; this is encoded by the coding sequence ATGCCCATGAAAAATCCGCCTCATCCAGGGCTGTTTGTTAAAGCAGAGGTCCTGGATTCCTTGAATCTGTCCATTTCAGAAGCGGCTGGTTTGCTGGGGGTTCGCAGGGCCACCTTGTCTGCCCTGGTCAACCAGAAGACCTCTCTGTCTCCAGAGATGGCCTACCGTATTGAAAAAGCATTTGGAGTCAGCATGGATATGCTGCTCCGGATGCAGGCAGGATTTGATGTTTGCAAAATGCGTCAGAAAAAGCCGGAAATTATTGTTAAGCCTTATAAACCTGCTGGAGCACATTGA
- a CDS encoding type II toxin-antitoxin system RelE/ParE family toxin, with amino-acid sequence MNIVSFKHKGLKKLYENDDPSGLPNQHVVKIKNILAALEFAGDLSQVASVPGWKLHPLKGDRKGEYAITVTGNMRITFYLKGNNIHLINFEDYH; translated from the coding sequence ATGAATATCGTCAGTTTCAAGCATAAAGGTTTGAAAAAACTATATGAAAACGATGATCCCAGTGGTTTGCCGAATCAGCATGTAGTCAAAATCAAAAATATCCTGGCAGCATTAGAGTTTGCTGGCGATCTGTCACAGGTTGCCTCAGTTCCAGGCTGGAAACTGCATCCACTGAAAGGTGACCGGAAAGGAGAGTATGCAATCACTGTAACCGGTAATATGCGGATAACGTTTTATCTTAAAGGAAACAATATTCATCTGATCAATTTTGAGGATTATCATTGA
- a CDS encoding HigA family addiction module antitoxin — MQEYIVRRPLKRAPVHPGELLREDVLKNLGLSVSEAARRLNVSRQQLHRILACTHPVTTEMALRIGRFAGNGPWIWLRTQQAYDPWNENSTCA, encoded by the coding sequence ATGCAGGAATATATTGTCCGGCGTCCATTGAAGAGAGCCCCGGTTCATCCGGGGGAATTACTGCGCGAAGATGTGTTGAAAAATCTTGGCCTGAGTGTCAGTGAAGCAGCCAGGAGGCTGAATGTTTCCCGGCAGCAGCTGCATCGGATACTGGCCTGTACGCATCCTGTTACAACTGAGATGGCCCTGAGAATCGGCAGGTTTGCCGGTAACGGGCCGTGGATCTGGCTGCGCACGCAGCAGGCATATGATCCTTGGAACGAGAATTCTACGTGCGCATGA
- a CDS encoding ADP-ribosylglycohydrolase family protein, producing MDEIRPTYQFDVSSQGTVPQAVRAFIDSSGFEDALRTAVSLGGDSDTLTCITGGIAQAFYKGVPEDIQVRVYRILDDPLRGITQSFMQRYCSQKPPQNLVDFDR from the coding sequence GTGGATGAAATCCGTCCTACATACCAGTTCGATGTGTCGTCACAGGGGACCGTTCCCCAGGCTGTGCGGGCCTTTATTGACTCCAGCGGTTTTGAGGATGCCCTGCGCACAGCTGTATCCCTTGGAGGGGACAGCGATACCCTGACCTGCATAACCGGAGGGATCGCCCAGGCCTTCTACAAAGGCGTGCCTGAAGATATTCAGGTTCGGGTATACAGGATTCTGGATGATCCACTAAGAGGCATAACACAATCATTTATGCAGCGTTATTGCAGCCAAAAACCGCCACAAAACCTGGTGGATTTTGATAGATGA
- a CDS encoding type II toxin-antitoxin system HicB family antitoxin, whose amino-acid sequence MFKYETIIYWSKEDQDYPAEVPELPGCMAHGDSYEAALANVKEAIQL is encoded by the coding sequence ATGTTTAAGTATGAAACAATCATTTACTGGAGCAAAGAAGACCAGGATTATCCAGCAGAAGTGCCTGAACTGCCAGGGTGCATGGCTCATGGAGATTCCTATGAAGCTGCGCTTGCCAATGTAAAAGAAGCGATACAGCTATAG
- a CDS encoding Abi family protein produces MSSPRKFLDKPALSLEEQIKLLSRRGLLIQDPSRAFHYLQYIGYYRLSGYFWPFQVPNDHEHKFQADTSFD; encoded by the coding sequence ATGTCCAGTCCCCGAAAATTTTTAGATAAGCCTGCCTTAAGTCTTGAAGAACAGATCAAACTCCTCTCAAGACGTGGACTGTTAATTCAAGATCCATCACGTGCCTTTCACTATCTACAGTACATTGGGTATTATCGTCTGTCCGGATATTTTTGGCCCTTTCAAGTCCCCAACGACCATGAACATAAATTCCAGGCCGACACCAGTTTTGATTAA
- a CDS encoding helix-turn-helix domain-containing protein: protein METPFGSYVREKRLELKKTDKKYSLRQVAGRISVEPSYLSRIERGWPVPLSEAKIISLAGELGENPDLLLALAGKVSSEVQEVIRSRPELFAELIRNLKNMPDHAVLRLVREVRDGEW from the coding sequence ATGGAAACACCTTTTGGATCATATGTCCGTGAAAAGCGCCTTGAACTGAAAAAAACCGACAAGAAGTACTCCTTGCGCCAGGTGGCAGGGAGAATCAGCGTTGAGCCGTCCTATTTGAGCAGGATTGAGCGGGGCTGGCCTGTGCCTCTGTCCGAGGCGAAGATAATCTCTCTGGCCGGGGAGCTGGGGGAAAACCCGGACCTGCTTCTGGCCCTGGCCGGCAAGGTCTCCTCAGAAGTCCAGGAAGTCATCCGCAGCCGCCCGGAGCTCTTTGCCGAACTTATAAGAAACCTGAAAAACATGCCCGACCATGCAGTCCTGCGCCTGGTGCGTGAAGTGCGTGACGGGGAGTGGTGA
- a CDS encoding methyl-accepting chemotaxis protein translates to MVENGGLQQEQGIKEARELAKAYESIAGRMNGFMFRCRNDEQYTMLVLVGMVEMITGYAQKDLLYNRKTSYVSLIHPDDVPKVDTAIEKGIKARKNWAVDYRIICFNGKEMWVNEHGGAVYNQEGQVEYLEGVVVDISDRLQEIERRKSMEQVGELSKKIIKETKNILHLLQALKTLGLNARLEAGRAGEAGKGFSVIADQVKELAKETGTSAQSINDLIAELEKRLKDASEQ, encoded by the coding sequence ATGGTTGAAAACGGGGGTCTGCAGCAGGAACAGGGCATCAAAGAAGCCCGGGAGCTGGCAAAAGCTTATGAAAGCATTGCCGGCCGGATGAATGGTTTCATGTTTCGCTGCCGTAATGACGAACAATATACCATGCTTGTTTTGGTGGGAATGGTGGAGATGATCACCGGTTACGCACAGAAGGATCTGCTTTACAACCGCAAAACCTCTTATGTTTCCCTGATTCATCCTGATGATGTTCCAAAAGTTGATACAGCTATAGAAAAAGGCATAAAGGCCAGAAAAAACTGGGCTGTGGATTACCGGATAATCTGTTTCAACGGAAAGGAGATGTGGGTCAACGAACATGGGGGAGCAGTATACAACCAGGAAGGGCAGGTGGAATACCTTGAAGGCGTTGTGGTGGATATAAGCGACCGTCTTCAGGAGATTGAGCGCCGCAAAAGCATGGAGCAGGTCGGAGAACTCAGCAAAAAAATCATCAAGGAAACCAAGAATATTCTACATCTTCTGCAGGCCCTGAAAACCCTGGGCTTAAATGCCAGGCTGGAGGCCGGCAGGGCCGGGGAGGCCGGGAAGGGGTTTTCGGTGATAGCCGACCAGGTCAAGGAACTGGCTAAAGAGACCGGAACTTCTGCTCAATCCATAAACGATCTCATAGCCGAACTGGAAAAGAGACTAAAGGATGCCAGTGAGCAATGA
- a CDS encoding DUF1931 family protein: MTQIFGGKKFEALFRNAAGLDMDKSDLKRLYEVVNQKMHDMLEMGVVTAQANGRDVIQFYDLPITMAFKEQLREVREYDETLNLEPILEQLATLPKLKLDYSSEVENALPELTGAITVALAKMFKAVNPELKNPKPQDWEKVISVFNILI, encoded by the coding sequence ATGACTCAGATATTCGGAGGAAAGAAGTTCGAAGCTCTTTTTCGTAATGCCGCAGGCCTGGATATGGATAAAAGCGATCTTAAAAGGCTTTATGAAGTAGTAAATCAAAAAATGCACGACATGCTGGAGATGGGCGTGGTTACCGCCCAGGCCAACGGCAGGGATGTAATCCAGTTTTATGACCTGCCCATAACCATGGCCTTTAAGGAGCAGTTAAGGGAAGTGCGCGAGTATGACGAAACCCTTAACCTGGAACCCATTCTTGAACAACTGGCCACCCTGCCCAAGCTCAAACTGGATTACAGCTCCGAGGTGGAAAATGCCCTGCCCGAGCTTACAGGAGCCATAACAGTCGCCCTGGCCAAGATGTTCAAGGCCGTCAATCCGGAACTTAAAAACCCCAAGCCCCAGGATTGGGAAAAGGTCATCAGCGTATTCAACATACTGATCTGA
- a CDS encoding PAS domain-containing sensor histidine kinase, producing the protein MTHPESDIKTFIPSRTALVYAVLAGLWIGLSDRAVALLVDDPQLLIQVQTYKGWAFVLVTAIILYCILRQQVLSWEKRTQDLIDREKQYHFLVDKSPLPIFIQTGGSFSYLNSQALNLFRASSQEQMLGKPVIDHVHPDFREKVKQRIQSLNRDKQEVPALEQVFTTIDGKNVDVNVQAVPFNFQGQDGAGVFVQDITGHKKNQEQLRAWHDLMQYIIRHDPSAIAVHDRNMNYIYVSQRYLDDYQVTRDVIGRHHYEVFPEIPDKWRQVHARALQGEVISSDDDHFIRPDGSIDYTRWQCRPWYKADGSIGGIVLYTEVITRLKQTEIQLRELNQSLEQKVRERTARLEELNRELEAFSYSVSHDLRAPLRSIDGFSQALLEDCHDQLDDEGKDYLQRVRSATQRMGHLIDEMLKLSRISKAELKPLPVDLSQLARKVCTELSQENPDHHVDIQIQETLTAQADPALMEILLENLLSNAWKFTKDNPDAAIEVGQKVLDSQEVFFIADNGAGFDMQYAQQLFAPFKRLHSADKYPGTGIGLATCARIVKKHQGRIWADSEPEKGTTFFFTLGGGEN; encoded by the coding sequence ATGACACATCCAGAAAGCGATATAAAAACCTTTATTCCATCCCGCACCGCTCTTGTTTACGCTGTTCTGGCCGGACTGTGGATCGGCCTTTCCGACCGGGCGGTGGCCCTGCTGGTGGACGACCCGCAGCTTCTGATCCAGGTGCAGACCTACAAAGGCTGGGCCTTTGTCCTGGTCACAGCAATCATCCTTTACTGTATCCTGAGACAGCAGGTCCTTTCCTGGGAAAAACGGACCCAGGACCTCATTGACCGCGAAAAACAGTATCACTTTCTGGTGGATAAGTCTCCGCTGCCCATCTTCATCCAGACCGGCGGCAGTTTTTCCTACCTCAACAGCCAGGCCCTGAATCTTTTTAGAGCCTCCTCCCAGGAACAAATGCTGGGCAAACCGGTAATTGATCATGTCCATCCGGATTTCAGGGAAAAGGTCAAACAAAGAATCCAGTCCCTGAACCGGGATAAGCAGGAGGTCCCTGCTTTGGAACAGGTATTTACTACGATTGACGGAAAAAACGTAGACGTCAATGTGCAGGCCGTACCTTTCAATTTTCAGGGACAGGACGGGGCCGGGGTCTTTGTGCAGGACATAACCGGACACAAAAAAAACCAGGAACAGCTGCGGGCCTGGCATGATCTGATGCAGTACATAATCCGCCATGACCCAAGTGCCATAGCCGTGCATGACCGGAATATGAACTATATCTATGTCAGCCAGAGATATCTGGATGATTACCAGGTAACACGGGATGTCATCGGCAGGCACCATTACGAGGTATTCCCGGAAATCCCTGACAAATGGCGGCAGGTGCATGCCAGGGCCCTGCAGGGAGAGGTCATCAGCTCTGACGACGACCATTTTATCCGGCCCGACGGCAGCATCGACTACACCCGATGGCAGTGCCGGCCCTGGTATAAAGCTGACGGATCCATCGGCGGAATAGTCCTTTATACCGAGGTGATAACCAGGCTTAAGCAGACTGAAATTCAGCTTAGAGAGCTGAACCAGAGCCTGGAACAGAAGGTGCGTGAACGTACCGCCCGCCTTGAAGAGCTGAACCGGGAACTGGAGGCCTTCAGTTATTCAGTTTCCCACGATCTGCGAGCTCCTTTGAGGAGTATTGACGGTTTCAGCCAGGCCCTTCTGGAAGACTGCCACGACCAGTTAGATGATGAGGGCAAAGATTATCTGCAAAGGGTACGCAGCGCCACCCAGCGCATGGGACACCTCATCGACGAAATGCTAAAACTCTCCAGGATTTCCAAAGCCGAACTAAAGCCTTTGCCAGTGGACCTCTCACAACTGGCCCGCAAAGTATGCACTGAACTTTCCCAGGAAAATCCTGACCACCACGTGGACATCCAGATTCAGGAGACACTGACAGCCCAGGCGGACCCGGCCCTTATGGAAATCCTTCTGGAAAACCTGCTCAGCAATGCCTGGAAGTTTACTAAGGACAATCCGGATGCCGCAATTGAAGTGGGCCAGAAAGTTCTGGATAGCCAGGAGGTGTTTTTCATAGCAGACAACGGGGCAGGGTTTGACATGCAGTACGCCCAACAACTTTTCGCTCCCTTCAAACGGCTGCACTCAGCTGACAAGTATCCCGGAACCGGCATAGGCCTGGCCACCTGCGCCCGGATAGTCAAAAAACACCAGGGTCGCATATGGGCCGATTCAGAACCGGAAAAAGGCACAACTTTTTTCTTTACTCTGGGCGGCGGGGAGAATTAG